In a single window of the bacterium genome:
- a CDS encoding histone deacetylase → PLAVRRLEEEEADLAFLAVRPPGHHARSATAMGFCLFNSAAVTAAMLVERGCKVAIMDWDVHHGNGTEEMFEHEEDVLYISTHQYPFYPGTGGIVDMTAHRGAATILDLPLPPGTAGDLYRRAFEELILPVISQFGPDWLLVSAGYDAHAADPLASLRLLASDYAYMSRALIALTPPGRTICFLEGGYDLDAITASVSATLAGAAGMAVPDEEHRFRSSELAFATLDAVRAEAAKVWDLG, encoded by the coding sequence CCCTTGGCGGTCCGGCGACTGGAAGAGGAGGAGGCCGACCTGGCCTTTCTGGCGGTGCGGCCGCCGGGCCACCACGCCCGCTCGGCCACGGCGATGGGGTTCTGCCTGTTCAACAGCGCGGCGGTCACGGCGGCCATGCTGGTGGAGCGGGGCTGCAAGGTGGCGATCATGGACTGGGACGTCCACCACGGCAACGGCACCGAGGAGATGTTCGAGCATGAAGAGGACGTCCTGTACATCTCGACGCACCAGTATCCGTTCTACCCGGGCACCGGGGGCATCGTCGACATGACCGCCCACCGGGGCGCCGCCACCATCCTGGACCTGCCCCTGCCGCCCGGAACCGCCGGCGACCTCTACCGCCGGGCCTTCGAGGAGTTGATCCTGCCGGTGATCTCGCAGTTCGGCCCCGACTGGCTGCTGGTCAGCGCCGGCTACGACGCCCACGCGGCCGATCCCCTGGCAAGCCTGCGGCTGCTCGCGTCCGACTATGCCTACATGTCCCGAGCCCTCATCGCGCTGACCCCTCCGGGCCGCACCATCTGCTTCCTGGAGGGTGGGTACGACCTGGACGCCATCACGGCCTCGGTCAGCGCCACCCTGGCGGGCGCGGCCGGCATGGCCGTCCCCGACGAGGAGCACCGCTTCCGCTCCTCCGAGCTCGCCTTCGCAACCCTGGATGCGGTGAGGGCGGAGGCTGCCAAGGTGTGGGACCTCGGCTGA
- a CDS encoding CCA tRNA nucleotidyltransferase, translated as MVPERLNWLNSGISRELADLFTAAGHEIHLVGGSVRDALLGRKSTDLDFATSARPHQMEPLLRDWADQLFTVGERFGTIGLIRSGVRCEITTFRAETYRPDSRHPEVIFGDSIEGDLGRRDFTVNAIALQLGLDTPSLVDPFNGVADLATRTLRTPSGPDVSFSDDPLRMVRLFRFMAQLGFYPDRPELEAVERLRERLQTISAERIRDEFSKLVVADGAAPALSVMVESGLAAEFVPEVPALAMTEDPDHRHKDVLAHSLAVMAKTESDLVLRLAALFHDVGKPSTRRFEGPRVTFHHHEVVGARMTRRRLRKLRYPNEIVNDVAELVFLHMRAHTFKMGWTDSAVRRYVRDAGELLPRLNELARCDVTTRSDRRARRIQRQIDELEERIEVLRAKEELDALRPPIDGFDVMDYLGIGPGPAVGAVLNMLLEKRIDQGPFARAEAFGDVRRWAVEQGLPDPGEPPPETASERS; from the coding sequence ATGGTTCCCGAGCGCCTGAACTGGCTGAACAGCGGCATCAGCCGCGAGCTGGCCGATCTCTTCACGGCCGCGGGCCACGAGATCCACCTCGTGGGCGGCTCGGTGCGCGATGCCCTGCTGGGCCGGAAGTCGACCGATCTCGACTTCGCCACCAGCGCCCGGCCCCACCAGATGGAGCCGCTCCTCAGGGACTGGGCGGATCAGCTGTTCACCGTGGGCGAGCGGTTCGGGACGATCGGCCTGATCCGCAGCGGGGTGCGGTGCGAGATAACCACCTTCCGCGCCGAGACCTACCGGCCCGACAGCCGCCATCCGGAGGTCATCTTCGGCGATTCGATCGAGGGCGACCTGGGGCGGAGGGACTTCACGGTCAACGCCATCGCCCTGCAGCTCGGACTCGACACCCCGTCCCTCGTAGATCCGTTCAACGGTGTCGCCGACCTGGCCACCCGGACATTGCGCACACCGAGCGGTCCCGACGTCTCGTTCTCGGACGATCCGCTCCGGATGGTCCGGCTGTTCCGGTTCATGGCGCAGTTGGGCTTCTATCCCGACCGGCCGGAGCTCGAGGCGGTGGAGCGCCTCCGGGAGCGCCTCCAGACGATCAGTGCGGAGCGGATCCGGGACGAGTTCTCCAAGCTGGTGGTGGCCGACGGCGCGGCGCCCGCCCTCTCCGTGATGGTCGAGTCCGGGCTGGCGGCCGAGTTCGTCCCCGAGGTTCCGGCGCTGGCCATGACCGAGGACCCGGACCACCGCCACAAGGACGTGCTGGCCCATTCCCTGGCGGTGATGGCCAAGACGGAATCCGACCTGGTCCTCCGGCTGGCCGCCCTCTTCCACGACGTAGGGAAGCCCTCCACCCGCCGCTTCGAGGGTCCCAGGGTGACCTTCCACCACCACGAGGTGGTGGGCGCCCGGATGACCCGCCGCCGCCTGCGGAAGTTGCGCTATCCGAACGAGATCGTCAATGACGTGGCGGAGCTCGTGTTCCTCCATATGCGGGCTCATACCTTCAAGATGGGCTGGACCGATTCGGCGGTGCGCCGCTACGTGCGGGACGCGGGCGAGCTGCTGCCGCGGCTCAACGAGCTGGCTCGGTGCGATGTCACCACCCGGAGCGACCGGCGGGCCCGCCGGATCCAGCGGCAGATCGACGAGCTGGAGGAGCGGATCGAGGTGCTCCGCGCCAAGGAGGAGTTGGATGCGCTCCGGCCGCCTATCGACGGTTTCGATGTCATGGATTACCTGGGCATCGGACCCGGTCCGGCAGTCGGGGCGGTGCTGAACATGCTGCTCGAGAAGCGGATCGACCAGGGTCCCTTCGCCCGGGCCGAGGCCTTCGGTGACGTGAGGCGCTGGGCCGTCGAGCAGGGGCTACCGGACCCGGGAGAACCCCCGCCCGAGACCGCCTCGGAACGCTCCTAA
- a CDS encoding VOC family protein → EFWAFALGYVLQPPPEGFKTWEAFADAMNLSTEDRERYSAVIDPHGIGSRILFQKVPEGKAVKNRWHLDIDVVDPSLPVEEQNRDREAMIAALVERGATEIERFDEPVGRWVLMTDPEDNEFCVLGP, encoded by the coding sequence CGAGTTCTGGGCCTTTGCGCTGGGATATGTTCTCCAGCCCCCGCCAGAAGGCTTCAAGACTTGGGAGGCCTTCGCCGACGCCATGAACCTGTCCACCGAGGACCGGGAGCGATACTCAGCGGTCATCGACCCTCACGGGATCGGATCCCGCATCCTGTTCCAGAAAGTGCCGGAGGGAAAGGCCGTCAAGAACCGCTGGCACTTGGACATCGACGTTGTGGACCCATCCCTGCCCGTCGAGGAGCAGAACCGCGACCGGGAAGCCATGATCGCGGCCCTGGTGGAGAGAGGCGCCACCGAGATAGAGCGTTTCGACGAGCCGGTGGGGAGGTGGGTGTTGATGACCGACCCGGAGGACAACGAGTTCTGCGTCCTGGGACCCTGA